From one Aspergillus fumigatus Af293 chromosome 8, whole genome shotgun sequence genomic stretch:
- a CDS encoding SDR family oxidoreductase: MSLESALSIARQYAQSSLAQLPESAQNALLNPLVQKALTAALVYGALRQTNRLLSQWSINNWQRAHPWQGDRELVLVSGGCSGIGKQIMEDLSRKGIRVVILDINEPNFQLPRNVHFFKADITNSESIRAVAEKIRQKLGDPTVLVNNAGVGYDGTILDEPEAKIRQTFEVNTISHFLMVREFLPSMIRQNHGHVITIASMASFVALGEMVDYCCTKASALAFHEGLTQELRYWYQARKVRTSVIHPLWVRTPMIQQLTDAGNQFKQPVMTPQVVSDAVVKQILTQSSGQVILPTSHSAASMVRAFPQWLQETVRGIASGSLRRLREHQAAQKL; this comes from the exons ATGTCGCTAGAAAGCGCTCTCAGCATCGCACGGCAATACGCCCAGTCGAGCCTCGCGCAGCTACCTGAATCCGCGCAGAATGCCCTCCTGAACCCTCTCGTCCAAAAGGCACTTACGGCTGCGCTGGTCTACGGTGCCCTGCGACAGACCAACCGTTTGCTGTCGCAATGGTCGATAAACAACTGGCAGCGCGCACATCCATGGCAGGGTGATCGCGAGCTCGTTCTGGTTTCCGGAGGGTGCAGCGGCATCGGCAAGCAGATCATGGAAGATCTGTCCAGGAAAGGGATCCGAGTAGTTATTTTGGATATCAATGAGCCCAACTTTCAGCTAC CCCGCAATGTACACTTCTTCAAGGCCGACATCACCAACTCAGAGAGCATCAGAGCCGTAGCTGAGAAGATTCGCCAGAAACTAGGCGACCCCACTGTGCTGGTCAACAACGCCGGCGTGGGCTACGACGGCACCATTCTCGATGAGCCCGAGGCCAAGATCCGGCAGACGTTCGAGGTCAACACCATCTCGCATTTTCTAATGGTGCGCGAGTTCTTGCCCAGCATGATCCGCCAGAACCACGGACATGTTATCACAATTGCCAGTATGGCCAGCTTTGTTGCGTTgggggagatggtggatTACTGCTGTACCAAGGCCAGTGCGCTGGCCTTCCACGAGGGACTGACGCAAGAGTTGCGATACTGGTATCAGGCGAGGAAAGTTCGCACCAG TGTTATTCACCCACTTTGGGTTCGTACTCCGATGATCCAACAGTTGACCGACGCGGGAAACCAATTCAAGCAGCCCGTGATGACACCCCAGGTGGTATCGGATGCAGTGGTCAAGCAGATCCTCACGCAGAGTAGCGGCCAAGTGATTCTCCCGACTTCCCATTCCGCTGCCAGTATGGTGCGAGCATTTCCTCAGTGGCTCCAGGAGACAGTACGTGGGATTGCCTCGGGCTCATTGAGGAGACTTCGAGAGCACCAAGCTGCTCAGAAGTTGTAA
- a CDS encoding cytochrome P450 — MADTLLAIASVSLAEGYFLQRSVLKEYSFHSVCLGAVGVNLALKIFWDFIIYPFFITANRHLPTVKGTFVNGKVIFDNPRGRLPLQWMKTIPNEGLIHFRDVFNRSHLLPTTHQALLDIMSTNTYDFEKPWRAREFLARIIGFGLILSEGAAHKKQRKALTPAFNIKNIRSLYSLMWEKTGLFLDELEKEIRQNPMEGTSPEDGVGKVEMSMWASRLTLDIIGPAAMGRDFRSLHNPENKVADSFLAILEPTKEKMAFLAINFILPQWFARRLPWRLNNVIDTETGFLRDLCKDIVREKRNTIVSSNMTAKELEADILGTMMVGGDFTDDELVDQMLTFLAAGHETTASALTWACYLLTLHPDVQERLRTEIREHIPSGNHPISWSDLESMPLLNGVCQEVLRLYPTVPITIREAVRDTTIAGKHVPKGTRILICPYAINRSPEFWGDNGEEFLPERWIDHDKNGQKVVNHNGGASTNYAQITFLHGQRSCIGKDFARAELRCAVAGVVGRFKFEMQDPKQEIHIAGAVTTKPVEGMHLKMSRVDEW, encoded by the exons ATGGCCGACACGTTGCTCGCTATTGCCTCTGTCTCTCTGGCTGAGGGGTACTTTTTGCAGCGCTCCGTCTTGAAGGAGTATTCTTTCCATTCAGTCTGCCTTGGGGCGGTAGGTGTAAATCTGGCCCTGAAAATATTCTGGGATTTCATTATATatcctttcttcatcacGGCAAATCGTCATCTGCCAACCGTCAAG GGCACCTTTGTAAATGGTAAAGTCATCTTTGATAACCCGCGTGGCCGTCTTCCGTTGCAATGGATGAAAACAATCCCCAACGAAGGCCTGATTCATTTTCGAGATGTGTTCAACCGCAGCCACCTCTTGCCTACCACTCACCAGGCTCTTTTGGATATCATGAGCACCAACACTTACGACTTCGAGAAACCATGGCGCGCGCGCGAGTTCCTCGCTCGGATCATTGGCTTCGGCTTGATTTTGTCTGAGGGCGCCGCGCATAAGAAACAGCGCAAGGCCTTGACTCCTGCCTTCAACATAAAGAACATTCGTTCACTGTACTCCTTGATGTGGGAGAAGACTGGCCTCTTTCTTGATGAATTGGAAAAGGAGATCCGGCAGAATCCAATGGAAGGAACCAGTCCGGAGGACGGTGTGGGTAAGGTCGAGATGAGCATGTGGGCGAG CCGTCTCACCCTCGATATCATCGGTCCGGCGGCCATGGGTCGAGACTTTCGCTCTCTGCACAACCCAGAAAACAAAGTTGCTGATAGCTTTCTTGCTATTCTGGAACCaaccaaggagaagatggccttCCTCGCCATCAACTTTATTCTTCCGCAATGGTTTGCACGACGACTACCCTGGCGCCTGAACAACGTGATTGACACCGAGACCGGCTTCCTGCGTGATCTATGTAAGGACATTGTTCGTGAGAAGAGGAACACCATTGTTTCCAGCAATATGACcgccaaggagctggaggcggaCATCCTGGGAACTATGATGGTGGGTGGGGATTTTACGGACGACGAATTGGTGGATCAAATGCTGACCTTTCTGGCGGCTGGT CATGAGACGACTGCCAGCGCACTCACCTGGGCCTGCTACCTTCTCACCCTCCACCCCGATGTTCAAGAGCGTTTGCGTACGGAGATTCGTGAACATATCCCGTCTGGCAACCATCCTATCAGCTGGAGCGATCTCGAATCCATGCCACTCCTCAACGGGGTCTGCCAGGAAGTCCTACGTCTATATCCCACTGTACCCATCACGATTCGCGAAGCCGTCCGCGATACCACCATAGCAGGCAAGCATGTCCCCAAAGGCACTCGCATCCTCATCTGTCCGTACGCCATCAACCGCAGCCCTGAATTCTGGGGCGACAATGGGGAGGAGTTCTTGCCAGAGCGCTGGATCGATCACGACAAGAACGGCCAGAAGGTCGTCAACCACAATGGTGGTGCCTCGACAAACTATGCGCAAATCACTTTCTTGCATGGCCAGCGGTCCTGTATCGGAAAAGATTTTGCTCGAGCCGAATTGCGctgtgctgttgctggtgttgTCGGGCGGTTCAAGTTTGAGATGCAGGATCCTAAGCAGGAGATTCATATTGCTGGCGCTGTGACGACCAAGCCAGTGGAGGGAATGCATTTGAAGATGAGCCGCGTGGATGAATGGTGA